Proteins found in one Muntiacus reevesi chromosome 2, mMunRee1.1, whole genome shotgun sequence genomic segment:
- the IRX6 gene encoding iroquois-class homeodomain protein IRX-6 yields MSFPHFGHPYGSASQFLVSASSSATCCESAPRSVPDVGSGSTPAAALCCAPYDSRLLGSARPELGAALGIYGAPYSAAAAAQSYPGYLPYSPEPPALYGALNPQYEFKEAAGNFTSSLAQPGAYYPYEPTLGQYQYDRYGAVELSGAGRRKNATRETTSTLKAWLNEHRKNPYPTKGEKIMLAIITKMTLTQVSTWFANARRRLKKENKMTWAPKNKGGEERKEEGGAEELLGCLNGDTKDVTAGQEARGLRLSDLEDLEEGEEEEADEEEAVATATDRLAELHKDTQSLPAAQCAAAREGRPERRECSLAAPRFSFTEPPRAGEADFLRAEPGGPTLTMHYPCSEKPSRIWSLAHTAAASVVVEGAPPNPPQPRSPEHHLIRGLPPGPGARPAVRRDSACQESPRVAKAFGNPTFALQGLQLNCAPCPRRREPAMRCQYPSGAEDNPPNPSCVACLQLGNSANQWEQMSGESGFVPGVSSVQTRAEECGRAEVRALSSCPRPSGFGFSPRVRSPLRERKEGGEPGTVPCWEVRGADGDPEAGGRAAGVCA; encoded by the exons ATGTCCTTCCCGCACTTTGGACACCCTTACGGCAGTGCTTCCCAG TTTCTGGTGTCTGCAAGTTCCAGCGCCACTTGCTGCGAATCCGCCCCGCGCTCGGTCCCAGATGTGGGCTCGGGCTCCACCCCGGCGGCCGCGCTCTGCTGCGCACCCTACGACAGTCGGCTGCTGGGCAGCGCGAGGCCCGAGCTGGGCGCGGCCTTGGGCATCTATGGAGCTCCCTACTCGGCCGCTGCAGCTGCCCAGAGCTACCCAGGCTACCTGCCCTACAGCCCCGAGCCGCCGGCGCTGTACGGGGCGCTG aATCCACAGTACGAATTTAAGGAGGCTGCCGGGAACTTTACATCCAGCCTGGCACAACCAGGAGCCTATTACCCCTATGAGCCGACACTGGGGCAATACCAGTATGATCG GTATGGAGCAGTGGAGTTGAGTGGTGCTGGGCGCAGAAAGAACGCCACCCGGGAGACCACTAGCACACTCAAGGCCTGGCTCAACGAGCACCGCAAGAACCCCTACCCCACCAAGGGCGAGAAGATCATGCTGGCCATCATCACCAAGATGACCCTCACCCAGGTGTCCACCTGGTTCGCCAATGCGCGCCGGCGCCTCAAGAAAGAGAACAAGATGACGTGGGCACCCAAGAACAAAGgcggggaagaaaggaaggaggagggtggAGCAGAGGAATTGCTGGGCTGCCTAAATGGTGACACCAAAG ACGTTACTGCTGGCCAGGAGGCCCGGGGGCTCCGGCTGAGTGACCTGGAAGatctggaggaaggagaggaagaggaggcgGATGAAGAGGAGGCAGTGGCCACAGCTACGGACAGACTGGCTGAGCTCCATAAAGACACTCAGTCGCTGCCGGCGGCGCAATGTGCGGCCGCTCGAGAGGGCCGGCCGGAGCGCCGGGAGTGCAGTCTGGCGGCACCCCGCTTCTCCTTCACTGAGCCCCCCAGAGCCGGAGAAGCCGACTTCCTCCGGGCCGAGCCAGGAGGCCCCACGTTGACCATGCACTACCCCTGCAGCGAGAAACCATCGCGCATTTGGTCTCTGGCGCACACAGCGGCCGCCAGCGTCGTCGTCGAAGGGGCACCTCCAAACCCGCCGCAGCCACGAAGTCCTGAGCACCATCTGATTCGCGGACTGCCTCCAGGCCCGGGCGCGCGACCCGCGGTCCGCAGAGACTCCGCGTGCCAAGAGTCTCCCCGAGTAGCCAAAGCCTTTGGAAACCCCACGTTTGCCCTACAGGGTCTGCAGCTGAACTGTGCGCCGTGCCCGCGGCGGAGGGAGCCGGCGATGCGGTGCCAGTACCCATCCGGAGCAGAAG ATAATCCACCGAACCCAAGCTGTGTGGCCTGTTTGCAACTGGGGAACTCG GCCAACCAATGGGAGCAGATGAGCGGGGAAAGCGGCTTTGTCCCCGGAGTGAGCAGCGTCCAGACTAGGGCTGAGGAGTGCGGACGGGCAGAGGTGAGAGCCTTGAGTTCGTGTCCCCGGCCCAGTGGCTTCGGCTTTAGCCCGCGAGTGCGTTCGCCGCTGCGCGAGAGGAAAGAGGGAGGCGAACCCGGGACGGTGCCCTGCTGGGAGGTCCGGGGAGCCGATGGGGACccggaggcaggagggagggctgCTGGGGTGTGCGCCTAG